The genomic segment ATGCACAAAGGGGATGACCTATGGATATTATTGAATATGAGGGGATTACCATCACTGTCTACGATGGTGACATTACCACTTTGCCACCAGATGGATTGGTTATTTATGGCGAGTTCGGGCGGCATATGCTTGGCATTGTCGAAAAAGGTAAGCTGAAAACCCTTAATGCTATTCCCTACCAGAGTATTAATGCATTACTGACTGATTTAAAAAAATTAAGTGGGCAGGGGCCGCATCATTGATGTTTGTGATTGTCTTTTATCTCTGGAGGGAAGCAGAGAAAGCGGCAATATATACGGCCTGATGCGCCCTTCCCTGCTTAAATGTAGAAACTAAATACAGGCATCAGGTCAGCGTACTCTCCCGTAGCAATTCCAGATAATCATATCCATCAAAAGTAATACGTGAAATTGACCATTTATCATCCCCATTCTGTGCGGCCATAATATAGTGTTTATCACATAACAGTTGAATATGAGCCGCAACTAACGCTGGATCGCGGTTTGGAAAGTCCTTATTGGTAATAAATGGAGCGCCCTGCGGTTGCTGTTCAACTTTCGATAAAATGACTTCTAATAGTTCAAGATCTCTTTTCATCGCACGCCTCATGTATCTGTCGGGGATTATGACTATTTCAATTTTAGCAGCCGGTAAAAAAAGCACCTGCCCGTCGTCGTCCTGACTGCCATTTTTTAAATTGTCGTCATCATCCGCTCACTATGTGACCGCCCTCTGATTTACACACTATTTGAACTCGTATAATTAAATTTCGGTTAGGCTAACAATAGGGATGTACTATGTTTCCAGAGTACCGTGATTTAATCACTCAGCTTAAAACAACCCACCCTCGTTTCCATTCATTGTTTGATAAACATAACGACCTCGACCACGAAATCCTTCGTTTGCAATCCCAGAGTGGAAATAGTCTTAACGACAAAATAGCCACCTTGAAAAAGGAAAAATTACGCCTTAAAGATGAGCTATACCGCATTTTACGAGAAGAGTCCCAGGCTCGAGCCTGATTATTATTCCATCGTTCAGATGCAAAAAAACCCGCCAGAGAGCGGGTTATTTTTTTGATTTTATTGAGGGTCAGTAACAAGTAATTTTGACTTATATCGCCAAAAACAGGCGCAATAGCAAATTCCGGCGGTTAAACTAACCGATAAAATCAACAGGCCATTCATTTCATCTGGTGTAGATTGAGCGATCATCGGGGCAACAAGGCCGATAAATGCGCCGGATAACAAACTACACAAGCAGGCCCAATGAAACGGCCAGCCTTCCCTCAGCATATAGCCAGTTTGAATTGCCAACAGTCCAAAAGGTATCAGACCAAATAAAAAAGCCACAAACAGCGGAACGACCATCATGGCGAATCCCAGAAAGCCCACCAGCGCTTCACCAATATCAGGAAACTCATAAATGATACAACCAATCAAAACACAGAGTATGGGTGCAACAAAGATATGCAAAAGTGCGGTAAACAGCCATGGCACTACTCTTTTATTCAATTCCATTTTTTATATTCCTGATATTTAGTCGCTAATTCATCATAACAAGTTTCTTCCCCCTCGAATAACCACCTGTTATTACAGCCTTTCTATAGCTATCAACCAATTTTTTTGTTATCCGGAGCTATTCCACAAAAAATTTCCGTTGCATTGCAAATTTGCCTCAATATACTATATATATATACAGTATTATATGGATGCTACTGAGGTTCAAAATGCAAGTTGAAATTTCTATTCGCAAAGAAGATCCGTTACCGGGTGGAGCAGAAGCCGCATTAAAAGAAGAGCTGGAAAAACGTCTGCGGTGCCATTTTGCCGATGTTCGCGTCAGAGTTAGGCGTGGTAGCGCTAACGATGTGACCGTATTGGGCGGGATGAAAACCGATAAAGAGCTGGTCACTGAAATATTACAACAAACCTGGGAAAGTGCAGAAGACTGGTTTGAAGCCTATCAATAAAAAGAAAGCCCCCAAATCTTTATCAGAAATTGGGGGCTTTTTATCTGTTAAAAGAGGCTAACCCTAGGGTTATTCTTCATCAGACTCCGGTGTTGCATCATCCGATGGCTGATTTGGCATGTCTTCGGTGTTTTCATCACCGCAGATGTTTTCATCATCATCTTCTTCTGGCTCAACAACGCGTTGCAAGCCCACAACATTCTCGTCTTCTGCAGTACGAATCAGAGTAACACCATGAGTATTACGACCCACTACGCTGACTTCTGATACGCGGGTACGAACCAAAGTACCAGCATCAGTAATCATCATAATCTGATCGCACTGATCGACCTGAACCGCACCTACGACACGACCATTACGCTCACTCACTTTAATGGAGATTACGCCCTGAGTCGCACGAGACTTGGTAGGATAATCAGACAATCCGGTACGTTTACCGTAGCCGTTTTGCGTTACCGTCAGAATTTCACCTTCGCCGCGTGGAACAATCAGAGAAACAACGCGATCGTCATCACTCAGTTTGATACCACGTACACCGGCAGCGGTACGGCCCATTGGGCGCACGCCTTTAATGGTGCCATCTTCCAGTTTCTCTTCTTCCAGGAAGCGAACAACCTTCCCTTCGGCAGAGAACAGCATGATCTCATTAGTGCCATCAGTTAAATCAACACCAATCAGCTCATCACCCTTATTCAGATTAACGGCAATAATACCGGCACTGCGTGGACGGCTAAATTCGGTCAGCTGAGTTTTCTTCACGGTACCATTGGCGGTAGCCATAAAGACATTCAGACCAGCTTCATATTCGCGTACCGGCAGAATGGCGGTAATACGCTCATCCTGTTCCAACGGCAGAATATTAATAATAGGACGACCGCGAGCACCACGGCTGGCTTCTGGCAATTGATAAACTTTTAACCAGTACAGGCGACCACGGCTGGAGAAGCACAAAATAGTGTCATGGGTGTTAGCCACCAACAGACGCTCAATAAAGTCTTCTTCTTTAATACGTGCCGCTGACTTACCTTTACCACCGCGACGCTGAGCCTCATAGTCAGACAGCGGTTGATACTTGACATAGCCCTGATGGGACAAGGTGACAACCACATCTTCCTGAGTAATCAGGTCTTCAATATTAATATCGGCAGTATTAGCAGTAATCTCGGTACGGCGAGGGTCGTTATACTGATCGCGAATCGCTTCAAGCTCTTCACGGATAACTTCCATCAGGCGTTCCGGGCTTTCAAGAATAAACAGCAGTGCAGCAATTTGTGTCAGCAGCTCTTTATACTCATCCAGCAGTTTTTCATGCTCAAGACCGGTCAGACGGTGTAAACGTAACTCAAGGATCGCCTGAGCCTGTTGCTCGGTCAGGTAATATTTGCCATCACGAATACCATACTCTGGTTCCAGCCACTCAGGACGAGCCGCATCGTTACCGGCGCGCTCAAGCATTGAAGCAACGTTACCCAGTTCCCATGGACGTGCCAACAAACCCATTTTTGCATCGGCTGGCGTTGCTGCGGCACGGATCAGCTCAATAATCGGATCGATGTTGGCTAATGCGATAGCCAGACCTTCCAGAATATGTGCACGTTCACGCGCTTTACGCAGTTCAAAAATAGTCCGGCGGGTAACCACTTCACGGCGGTGGCGAACAAACGCCTCCAGCATCTCTTTCAGGCCCAGCAGCTTTGGCTGCCCCTGATGGAGTGCCACCATGTTGATACCAAAGGTGACCTGAAGCTGAGTTTGTGAATACAGATTATTCAGCACCACTTCCGCTACCGCGTCGCGCTTAACTTCAATCACAACTCGCATACCGTCTTTATCAGACTCGTCGCGTAGTGCGCTGATGCCTTCAACCTTTTTATCTTTTACCAGCTCGGCAATCTTTTCAATTAACCGAGCTTTGTTCACCTGATAAGGAATTTCGTGAACAAGAATGGTTTCACGACCGCTTTTTTCATCAACTTCGATTTCTGCACGAGCACGAATATAAATTTTACCGCGGCCAGTCCGGTAAGCTTCTTCGATACCGCGACGACCATTAATGATGGCTGCCGTCGGGAAGTCAGGACCTGGGATGTGTTCCATCAGCCCTTCAAGACTGATATTTTCATCCTCAATAAAGGCCAGACAACCATTAATGACTTCCACCAGGTTATGAGGTGGTATGTTGGTTGCCATACCAACGGCGATACCAGAAGAACCATTAACCAGCAGGTTAGGAATTCTGGTTGGTAATACCGTAGGGATCTGTTCTGTTCCGTCGTAGTTAGGCCCAAAGTCAACGGTCTCTTTATCCAGATCCGCCAACAGGTCGTGAGCCATTTTAGACATACGAATTTCGGTATAACGCATCGCCGCCGCTGAGTCGCCGTCAATAGAACCGAAGTTCCCCTGACCATCAACCAGCATATAGCGTAATGAGAACGGCTGGGCCATACGAACGATGGTATCGTAGACCGCGCTATCCCCGTGTGGGTGGTATTTACCGATTACGTCGCCAACTACACGCGCCGATTTTTTATATGGTTTGTTCCAGTCGTTACCAAGTACGTTCATAGCGAACAATACGCGGCGGTGTACTGGCTTCAGGCCGTCTCGAACATCTGGTAATGCGCGTCCAACAATTACGGACATCGCATAATCAAGATATGAGTTTTTAAGCTCATCTTCGATGTTGACCGGCATAATTTCTCTGGCAAGGTCGCTCATGGAGCCGCTATCCCTCTATGTATTATCAGCCCGGAAAAGGTGCAAAATTATATCATATCTCGCGGCTTGTTTCTAATTTTCACCACGTTATCTTGCCCGAAAAGTATAGATGATAGCGTTTAATTTATTCCTGCTGCTCCCTCAGCCGCCCCAGTCATGTGTTGCACCAGAAAAGGCAGCTTAATCGTTCATGCAAAATAGATTTCACTTAGTGATGAAAAGCATCAACTCCCGATGCAACCTAGCCCATTCACGATAAACTCATGTATAATTGCCAGCCCTGTAGCGAATTGTTGGATAACTCCTATGCACTCATCAGAAAACGTTGACCAGAAAGAGATTGCTAAATTTGAAGCCGTAGCGTCACGCTGGTGGGATCTCGAAGGTGAATTTAAGCCCCTTCATCAAATTAATCCATTACGTCTGGACTACATTCAACAACGCGCTGATGGCATCTTTGGTAAAAGAATCCTCGATGTTGGCTGCGGCGGCGGTATTCTTTCTGAAAGTATGGCCAAAGAAGGTGCTAACGTTACCGGTTTAGATATGGGTTCGGAACCCCTGTTAGTGGCCCGTCTGCATGCCATAGAAAGTGGTGTTCCTGTCGAATATGTTCAACAAACCGTTGAAGCCCACGCGCTGGAGAATCAGGGTCATTACGACATCGTAACCTGTATGGAGATGCTGGAACACGTACCCGACCCTGCCTCGGTTATTCGAGCTTGTGCAAAGCTGGTTAAGCCGGGTGGCCACGTATTTTTCTCGACCATTAACCGCAATACCAAAGCCTGGTTAATGCTGGTGGTGGGCGCTGAATATGTGATGAATATGGTGCCCAAAGGAACCCATGATGCTAATAAGTTCATTCGCCCTTCGGAATTGATTAGTTGGGTCGACACGACCACGCTTCGCGATCGCCACATTACCGGGCTCCACTATAATCCGCTATTACAGACCTTTAAGCTGGGCGGTAATGTTGATGTGAACTATATGCTGCACTGCACTAATGAAGCTGCGGTATAACCACTAATGTTACAGGGTTATTAAACAACATATTTTCTGCATAACTCATTTTTATTTCTTGACTGCTTAAGAAAACAACGGTTTGAAAAATTTTTACATCAAACCGTTAAAAATTTATTTACCATCTAATATCATAATAACCTAAGACCAGACGGGAACTTAGCGCGCTTATCCCAAAAGTTATCCACAAAAACTCCCTGTTTTGTTCACTTGCAAAAAACCTCATAGACCACTATCTTGTAGCTCATGCACACAACATCCACTATATATTGTGTTTTTATCGTGCAATTACACCTTAAACCTTTTACCCATGCTGGTGTAAGCCATAAATTCTCACGGAAAGGTAGTATTACGCTATGAATCAAAGTCTATTAGTCACTAAACGCGATGGTCGCAAGGAACGCATTAATCTCGATAAAATTCATCGGGTCATTGATTGGGCTGCAGAAGGTCTGCACAACGTCTCCGTTTCTCAGGTTGAGCTTCGTTCACACATTCAGTTTTACGATGGTATCCGAACTTCTGACATCCATGAGACGATTATCCGTGCTGCAGCGGACTTAATTTCGCGTGATTCTCCGGACTATCAATATTTGGCAGCTCGTCTGGCTATCTTCCATTTGCGTAAGAAAGCCTATGGCCAGTTTGAACCGCCTGCACTCTATGCTCACGTAAAGAGCATGGTTGAGAAAGGGAAATACGATAAGCATCTGCTGGAAGATTACACTCAGGAAGAGTTTGAGCAGATGAATGACTTTATTGACCACTGGCGTGATATGAACTTCTCCTATGCAGCAGTTAAACAGCTGGAAGGTAAATATCTGGTCCAAAACCGCGTTACCGGTGAAGTTTATGAAAGTGCTCAGTTCCTCTATATTCTGGTAGCGGCCTGTCTGTTCTCCCGTTATCCACGCGAAACTCGCCTTGACTACGTAAAACGTTTTTACGATGCGATTTCCACCTTTAAAATTTCACTGCCTACGCCAATTATGGCGGGGGTTCGTACCCCTACCCGTCAATTCAGCTCTTGTGTATTGATTGAGTGCGGCGATAGTCTGGACTCCATTAACGCGACCTCCAGTGCCATTGTGAAATACGTTTCTCAACGTGCCGGTATCGGTATTAATGCGGGACGTATTCGTGCTCAGGGTAGCCCAATCCGTAATGGTGAAGCATTCCATACGGGCTGTATCCCATTCTATAAACACTTCCAGACTGCGGTTAAGTCCTGCTCTCAGGGCGGCGTACGCGGTGGTGCAGCAACGGTGTTCTATCCGTTATGGCATCTGGAAGTAGAAAGTCTGTTGGTATTAAGAAATAACCGTGGCGTAGAAGAAAACCGCGTTCGTCATATGGACTACGGCGTTCAGTTAAACAAACTGATGTATCAACGTCTGGTGAAAAACGAAAGCATTACGCTGTTCAGCCCGTCTGACGTTCCGGGGCTATATGATGCCTTCTTCGCCGATCAGGACGAATTTGAACGTCTGTATGTAAAATATGAAGCTGATTCATCCATTCGCCAGCGTCAGGTTAAAGCAGTAGAACTGTTCTCTCTGATGATGCAGGAACGTGCTTCAACCGGTCGTATCTACATTCAGAACGTTGACCACTGTAATACCCATAGCCCGTTTGATCCGGCTGTTGCACCTGTACGCCAGTCAAACCTGTGCCTGGAAATTGCACTACCAACCAAGCCGCTGAACGATATTAACGATGAAAACGGCGAGATTGCCCTTTGTACGCTTTCTGCCTTTAACCTGGGTGTTATTGACAGCCTGGATGAGTTAGAAGAGCTGGCAACTCTGGCAGTACGCTCTCTGGATGCCCTGCTGGACTATCAGGATTACCCTATTCTGGCGGCTAAACTTGGTTCAATGGGTCGTCGTACTCTGGGTATTGGCGTCATTAACTATGCTTATTATCTGGCGAAAAATGGCGTTCGTTATTCCGATGGCAGCGCAAACGGTCTGACTCACAGAGCCTTTGAAGCTATTCAGTATTATTTGCTGAAAGCCTCTAACGAACTGGCTCGTGAGCAGGGTCCATGCCCGTGGTTTGATCAAACGCGTTATGCTCAGGGCATTCTGCCCATTGATAACTACAAGAAGGACCTGGACTCCCTGTGCAATGAGCCATTGCGCTATGACTGGGAAGCACTACGCCAGAGTATCAAAACTCACGGCCTGCGTAACTCCACGCTCTCGGCCCTAATGCCTTCTGAAACTTCATCGCAAATCTCCAATGCGACGAATGGCATTGAGCCACCGCGTGGTTATATCAGTATCAAAGCATCAAAAGATGGTATTTTACGTCAGGTCGTACCTGACTATGAAAAACTGAACAATGGCTATGAGCTGCTGTGGGATATGCCAAACAACGATGGTTACTTGCATCTTGTTGGTTTAATGCAGAAATTTATCGATCAGTCTATTTCTGCCAATACCAACTATGACCCAACCCGTTTCCCGGGCGGCAAAGTACCAATGAAACAGCTACTGAAAGATCTACTGACCGCCTATAAATACGGCGTGAAAACCCTCTATTACCAAAACACCCGTGATGGTGCCGAGGATTCTCAGGAAGATTTACTGCCAGCTAAGCAAGAAGATGATGGCTGCGAAAGCGGCGCATGTAAGATTTAATCATTTTCAGGGGGCATTTGCCCCCTATCACAGGGATATATTATGCCTCATACCTACACTACGTTCTCACAGACTAAGAACGACCAGCTAAAAGAACCTATGTTCTTTGGCCAACCGGTTAACGTCGCGCGTTATGACCAGCAAAAACATGAACTATTTGAAAAGCTGATTGAGAAACAGCTCTCCTTCTTCTGGCGTCCTGAAGAAGTTGACGTTTCCCGCGATCGTATTGACTATCAGGCACTGCCTGACCACGAAAAACATATTTTTATCAGTAACCTGAAATATCAAACCTTGCTGGATTCTATTCAGGGCCGCAGCCCTAACGTTGCCTTCCTGCCGCTGATTTCGATTCCTGAACTGGAAACCTGGGTAGAAACCTGGTCTTTCTCTGAAACTATTCACTCACGTTCTTACACTCATATCATCCGTAATATTGTTAACGATCCGGCGATTGTGTTTGATGACATCGTGTCTAACGAAGAGATCCTGAAGCGCGCCAAGGATATCTCTGGTTATTACGATGACTTGATCACCATGACTAATTACTACCATCTGCTGGGAGAAGGTACCCATCAGGTCAATGGTAAATCGGTTACCGTTAATTTACGTGCGCTTAAGAAGCAGCTTTATCTTTGTCTGATGAGCGTAAATGCGCTGGAAGCCATTCGTTTCTACGTTAGCTTCGCCTGCTCTTTCGCCTTCGCTGAGCGTGAACTGATGGAAGGTAACGCCAAAATCATCAAACTGATTGCCCGTGATGAGGCGCTACACCTGACCGGCACTCAGCATATGATCAATTTGATGCGTTCCGGCAATGACGATCCGGAAATGGTAGAGATAGCTAAAGAGTGCGAACAGCAATGTTACGACCTGTTTGTTCTGGCTGCTCAGCAAGAAAAAGAGTGGGCGGACTATCTGTTCCGTGATGGTTCTATGATTGGTCTGAACAAAGATATTCTTTGCCAGTATGTAGAATATATTACCAATATTCGTATGCAGGCGGTTGGTCTGACACTCCCATTTGAAACCCGCTCCAACCCAATTCCGTGGATTAACGCCTGGTTAGTTTCTGACAACGTTCAGGTAGCCCCTCAGGAAGTTGAAGTAAGTTCTTATCTGGTTGGTCAGATTGACTCTGAAGTTAATGCTGACGATTTGAGTGATTTTGAGCTTTAAGTATTTTGTTATGTCTAAAGTTGAAATGGCCTGTCTAAGACAGGCCATTTTTATGGTTCAAACAACATCGCTACCCACTGCTCTTCCGATTTCATAAAGCCAATCTTATCCAGATTGCTGCGAACCTCGTCAGAACCTTCCGGCTGAAAATCAGAGTAAACGTTACAAATCAGAGTTTCATCTTGTTGAACTTCACAATCATCAACGGCAGTGACATGCATCCGGCTAATATCGGTTTTAACCATATCCATGGCCATTGGTGTGCTGTTCTCTTGTGCATCTTGCAAAAATGCTGCTTTTACCGCCTCTTCCGCTTCCGGTACCGTGGGTGATAAAGCAGAAACCTCAGGTTTAGCAACGCAGGCCATCAGCAGAAAACCGATCGCTCCGGTACATAACATCCCGATTCCTTTCACCTTTCCTCCTATTTCTTAAATTAAAAATTAAGTTTTTCAGCATGATAGTTTAGTGATTTGAATATTTCCGTAGTTAACATCAAATTTCCACACTTTTTCGATAAAAAAAACACCGTTGTTACACGGTGTTTTAATTTCAATTGGATACAAACAGAAGATTTATTGGTTATACCACCATCGGTGCCAGCATAAAGCCAAAAGCAACACCTGCGACAATACCACCCAGCCCCGGCAGCATAAATGGGTGGTTTAATACATATTTGCCCACCCGAGTCGTACCCGTGGTGTCAAACTCCATTGCAGCCAGTGACGTCGGATACGTTGGTAATACGAATACCCCGGTAACCGCCACATAAGATGCAAGAATAGCCCAGGTAGGAACACCCAACGCCACCGCCAGTGGAATAATCAGCGGCGTAGTCGCCCCTTGAGAATAAAGCAGTGCACAGGTACCAAACAGTACTAATGCCAGCAACATTGGATATTGAGCCAATACGTCACCGGCAATCTCCTTGATTTGTACCATATGAGCATCCACGAAGGTGGTTCCCAACGTAACAATACCGAGAATAACCGCTACCGAACTCATACCCGCTCTAAAAGTTGGCGCTAAAACAATAGAGGTGGTTGAGGTTTTACAAAATACCACCATCAGACAGGCGGCACTCATCATACAGATAATAATGATGTCTCTGGTTCCCATTGGTTTACCAATATCGAATCCCGGACGCAGTTGTGGGAAGGCTGCCAGAACAACAATGGCTACCGTTGCCAGCAGGAACAAACCAACAGACAGTTTCGCCCCTTTGGTATCCTCCCTTTCTTCTCTTCGTATTTACGTACCAAACCTTGCTGTAAACGTTCCAGATACACTTCATCATCTTCAAGTTCGCAACCCTGACGAGAAGCAATAAAAGCCGCCACCATCGCTGCCACAAATGATGCCGGTAAACATACCGCCATCACTTGAATAAAGGTAATGCCGTTACCTTCCATAATGGTCAGCATTGCTGCCATTGCCGCACTGATTGGCGAACCGGAAATGGCTATCTGAGAAGCCACAACAGAACCCGCCAGCGTTCTGGAAGGCCGAATACCGGACTCTTTTGCCACTTCAGCAATAACAGGTAACGTTGAGAAAACAATAAATCCCGTCCCCGCCATAATGGTCATGGTCCAGGTAATTATTGGAGCGATAATATTGATATATTTAGGATTGCGCCGCATAAATGCCCCGGCAACCCGAACCAAATAATCCATCCCACCGGCGGCCTGTAGTGCCGAAGCAGCCACTACCACGGTCATAATAATCAGAATAACGTCAACCGGCGGTGAACCGATCGATAATCCAAAACCTAAGGTTAATATGGCTAATCCCAGGCCCCCACACAATCCGATTCCAATCCCGCCCATGCGAATACCAAAAAATATCGCACCTAATACCACAATAATTTCTAACCAAACCATAACAGGCTCCAATAGACAATTATTTGCCATTGATAATTATAAATAATTCGATGTGTTATTATTTTGTCGATACTATTTACCAGACCGACAATATGATTAATTAATTAGTTATTATTAAATTAATAAGTTATTTTTACCCACGCGATTTTCGTACCATTTAATTCCGGCACGCACTAACGATCCTGTTGAATCAATATATTTATTTGGGTTATTTCTTACTTCATCTGCGAGTATTACTGGTACTTCGGTACAACCCAGAACAATTATTTCAGCTCCTTGATCAAATAACTGTTCCGCTTGCTCTTTCATTAAAAATTCGGCTAATTGATTATCGCCAGACTTTAAAGCATATATGCTTTCCATCACTTTAATCTGATTCTTTTCATCCGGCCTGATACATTCAAAATTCAGTTCTTCAATACTTTTTTGATATAATCCCATATACAAAGTGGCATTGGTTGCCAATAATCCCACCTTTTTTTTACCTGAGGCAATAACTTCTTTCATCGTGGTTTCAACGATACTTAGCATGTCTACATGACAAGCATTTTTTAGCTCTGAAAACCAATAATGTGCAGTATTACAAGGGATAACAATGCATTCAGCTCCTGCATCTTCGAGTCTTTTCAAATAATCCTGCATCACCGGAAGGGGTGATTTTCCATGGTGCATTAATGCTTCAGTTCTATCCGGAATATCGGGAATAGAAGAGATAATTAATGGAATATGTTCCTGATCGTTATGCGCTGCCGTATAAGTAACAAACTTATTAAATAAATCAACGGTGGCAGCTGGCCCCATTCCACCTAATACACCAATTAAACCTTTCACAATGAACACCCCTTAATAACTTTAATTAATTATTACGGGGAAACATGGATGAATTACCTGTTACCCATAATATTTAACGTTATTAACTATTATTTATCTTTTACACTAATGGCTAATATTTCTTTAGCCCGGAATTTGATGAACAATATTTATCAGGTGTATTCAAATAAGAGAAATGCAAGTATGTATGGCATGATGCAAAATCTGCATCAAGACAGGTCACAATTTGTTTTTTTGCTATGGCGTAGATTGGTGTTTAATGCCAGTATAAGGACACAGAACCCCATAGCATCAAGTCTGATACTTATCATTACATTATCAGCCTGATGTTAAAAACGAAGGGCCTATGCAAAATACAAATAACCATGGGTGATTTAAGTATTAATCAGCTACTAATACTAAAAAGAGAGCA from the Limnobaculum zhutongyuii genome contains:
- the nrdB gene encoding class Ia ribonucleoside-diphosphate reductase subunit beta; the encoded protein is MPHTYTTFSQTKNDQLKEPMFFGQPVNVARYDQQKHELFEKLIEKQLSFFWRPEEVDVSRDRIDYQALPDHEKHIFISNLKYQTLLDSIQGRSPNVAFLPLISIPELETWVETWSFSETIHSRSYTHIIRNIVNDPAIVFDDIVSNEEILKRAKDISGYYDDLITMTNYYHLLGEGTHQVNGKSVTVNLRALKKQLYLCLMSVNALEAIRFYVSFACSFAFAERELMEGNAKIIKLIARDEALHLTGTQHMINLMRSGNDDPEMVEIAKECEQQCYDLFVLAAQQEKEWADYLFRDGSMIGLNKDILCQYVEYITNIRMQAVGLTLPFETRSNPIPWINAWLVSDNVQVAPQEVEVSSYLVGQIDSEVNADDLSDFEL
- a CDS encoding DUF465 domain-containing protein, coding for MFPEYRDLITQLKTTHPRFHSLFDKHNDLDHEILRLQSQSGNSLNDKIATLKKEKLRLKDELYRILREESQARA
- the gyrA gene encoding DNA topoisomerase (ATP-hydrolyzing) subunit A; this encodes MSDLAREIMPVNIEDELKNSYLDYAMSVIVGRALPDVRDGLKPVHRRVLFAMNVLGNDWNKPYKKSARVVGDVIGKYHPHGDSAVYDTIVRMAQPFSLRYMLVDGQGNFGSIDGDSAAAMRYTEIRMSKMAHDLLADLDKETVDFGPNYDGTEQIPTVLPTRIPNLLVNGSSGIAVGMATNIPPHNLVEVINGCLAFIEDENISLEGLMEHIPGPDFPTAAIINGRRGIEEAYRTGRGKIYIRARAEIEVDEKSGRETILVHEIPYQVNKARLIEKIAELVKDKKVEGISALRDESDKDGMRVVIEVKRDAVAEVVLNNLYSQTQLQVTFGINMVALHQGQPKLLGLKEMLEAFVRHRREVVTRRTIFELRKARERAHILEGLAIALANIDPIIELIRAAATPADAKMGLLARPWELGNVASMLERAGNDAARPEWLEPEYGIRDGKYYLTEQQAQAILELRLHRLTGLEHEKLLDEYKELLTQIAALLFILESPERLMEVIREELEAIRDQYNDPRRTEITANTADINIEDLITQEDVVVTLSHQGYVKYQPLSDYEAQRRGGKGKSAARIKEEDFIERLLVANTHDTILCFSSRGRLYWLKVYQLPEASRGARGRPIINILPLEQDERITAILPVREYEAGLNVFMATANGTVKKTQLTEFSRPRSAGIIAVNLNKGDELIGVDLTDGTNEIMLFSAEGKVVRFLEEEKLEDGTIKGVRPMGRTAAGVRGIKLSDDDRVVSLIVPRGEGEILTVTQNGYGKRTGLSDYPTKSRATQGVISIKVSERNGRVVGAVQVDQCDQIMMITDAGTLVRTRVSEVSVVGRNTHGVTLIRTAEDENVVGLQRVVEPEEDDDENICGDENTEDMPNQPSDDATPESDEE
- the nrdA gene encoding class 1a ribonucleoside-diphosphate reductase subunit alpha; this translates as MNQSLLVTKRDGRKERINLDKIHRVIDWAAEGLHNVSVSQVELRSHIQFYDGIRTSDIHETIIRAAADLISRDSPDYQYLAARLAIFHLRKKAYGQFEPPALYAHVKSMVEKGKYDKHLLEDYTQEEFEQMNDFIDHWRDMNFSYAAVKQLEGKYLVQNRVTGEVYESAQFLYILVAACLFSRYPRETRLDYVKRFYDAISTFKISLPTPIMAGVRTPTRQFSSCVLIECGDSLDSINATSSAIVKYVSQRAGIGINAGRIRAQGSPIRNGEAFHTGCIPFYKHFQTAVKSCSQGGVRGGAATVFYPLWHLEVESLLVLRNNRGVEENRVRHMDYGVQLNKLMYQRLVKNESITLFSPSDVPGLYDAFFADQDEFERLYVKYEADSSIRQRQVKAVELFSLMMQERASTGRIYIQNVDHCNTHSPFDPAVAPVRQSNLCLEIALPTKPLNDINDENGEIALCTLSAFNLGVIDSLDELEELATLAVRSLDALLDYQDYPILAAKLGSMGRRTLGIGVINYAYYLAKNGVRYSDGSANGLTHRAFEAIQYYLLKASNELAREQGPCPWFDQTRYAQGILPIDNYKKDLDSLCNEPLRYDWEALRQSIKTHGLRNSTLSALMPSETSSQISNATNGIEPPRGYISIKASKDGILRQVVPDYEKLNNGYELLWDMPNNDGYLHLVGLMQKFIDQSISANTNYDPTRFPGGKVPMKQLLKDLLTAYKYGVKTLYYQNTRDGAEDSQEDLLPAKQEDDGCESGACKI
- a CDS encoding DinI-like family protein → MQVEISIRKEDPLPGGAEAALKEELEKRLRCHFADVRVRVRRGSANDVTVLGGMKTDKELVTEILQQTWESAEDWFEAYQ
- a CDS encoding DUF2513 domain-containing protein produces the protein MKRDLELLEVILSKVEQQPQGAPFITNKDFPNRDPALVAAHIQLLCDKHYIMAAQNGDDKWSISRITFDGYDYLELLRESTLT
- the cuyB gene encoding cysteate racemase, with translation MKGLIGVLGGMGPAATVDLFNKFVTYTAAHNDQEHIPLIISSIPDIPDRTEALMHHGKSPLPVMQDYLKRLEDAGAECIVIPCNTAHYWFSELKNACHVDMLSIVETTMKEVIASGKKKVGLLATNATLYMGLYQKSIEELNFECIRPDEKNQIKVMESIYALKSGDNQLAEFLMKEQAEQLFDQGAEIIVLGCTEVPVILADEVRNNPNKYIDSTGSLVRAGIKWYENRVGKNNLLI
- the ubiG gene encoding bifunctional 2-polyprenyl-6-hydroxyphenol methylase/3-demethylubiquinol 3-O-methyltransferase UbiG — its product is MHSSENVDQKEIAKFEAVASRWWDLEGEFKPLHQINPLRLDYIQQRADGIFGKRILDVGCGGGILSESMAKEGANVTGLDMGSEPLLVARLHAIESGVPVEYVQQTVEAHALENQGHYDIVTCMEMLEHVPDPASVIRACAKLVKPGGHVFFSTINRNTKAWLMLVVGAEYVMNMVPKGTHDANKFIRPSELISWVDTTTLRDRHITGLHYNPLLQTFKLGGNVDVNYMLHCTNEAAV